The Phycisphaeraceae bacterium genome segment CCGTGCTCCACCTGCTCTACGCGCGGTTCTGGCACAAGGCGCTGTTTGACCTGGGATTCGTTTCCACCCCCGAGCCGATCGGGCGGCTCTTCCACCAGGGGCTGCTGGTATCGCACGCCTATCAGCGGGATGACAAGACGCTGGTCCCCATCGACGAGGTCGAAGAGCGCGGCGAAGGCGTGTTCATCGAACGCGCCACCGGCAGACCGGTCACGCCCATCATCGCCAAGATGTCCAAGTCGCTGCGCAACGTGGTGGTGCCGGACGACGTGGTGGCCGAGTACGGGGCGGATACCTTCCGCCTGTACGAGATGTCCATGGGCCCGCTGGAGGCCAGCAAGCCATGGAACACGCGCGACATCATCGGCCCCTTCCGCTTTCTGCAGCGAGCATGGCGGCTGATGGTGGATGAGAAGACGGGCGCCATCGCCCTGCGCGGCGGCGACCCGGACCCGACGGTCGAGAAGCAGCTGCACCGCACCATCGCCAAGATCGGCCCCGACATCGACAAGCTGAGCATGAACACCGCCATCGCGGCGTTGATCGAGTTCGTCAACGTCGCCACCAGCGCGGCCGGACCGGGCGGCGGCTCCGGTGGCGGGGGCGGCGTCCTCACGCATCATCAGGCCGAACGGTTCGTCACGCTGCTGGCCCCCTTCGCCCCGCACATGGCGGAGGAGCTGTGGTCGAAACTGGGACACGCCAAGTCGATCGCGCACGCCCCCTGGCCCGCCTTCGACCCCGCCATGCTGGTGGATGACGAGGTGGAGATCGCGGTGCAGGTCATGGGCAAGGTGCGTGCCCGACTGATGGTTCCCACCGGGTCGGACGAAAAGGCCATCGAACGGATCGCGATGGCTGATCCGAAGGTGAAGGTGCTGCTCGAGGACAAGACCATCCGCAAGGTGTTCGTGGTGCCTGGTCGGCTGATCAACTTCGTGGCGCAGTAGCGGGTGACGTCTCCTACACTCTGCGATGCCCTTTCCCCAGCCGGACGACGCCACGAACCTCCCCAACGGTGATGGCGCTGACGCGACCGCGGATCCCTGGGGTCTGCACGGCATCGAGCCCACGCGGCTCATCATCGCCTGGCCCGATGACCAGCCGCCGACCCGCACGGAAGTGATGTCGCTCTTCGAGGCGGCCGCGGGCGGACTGAACGATCAGGGCGAACTCGAAGGCGGCTCACCGGACGTGCTCTGGAACGCGGTGGTGCGTCCCGCCGGAGCCGAGATCAGTCAGATCCTCTGGTGCGAGCCGGGCAAGATGATGATCGACCCCGCCACCGGCGCGCCGGGGTACAGGCCCACCTGGGTGGTGGGCGTCGAGACGCTGCTGGACCCCGATGACGCCGTCGCCTCCTACGCCCGACTGCTGCGGCTGGCGATGAACGCCATGCCCGATGCACCGGTGATCTACGACGCCTCGTCTTTCCGTTCGTTTTCACGCGAGGATCTGGCGTGGATGCTTCCGTCGATCGACCTGGAGCCCGTGGCCGATTCGCTCTGGTGCATCCACGTGGTCGGCCGTGAGAAAGGCGAAGGCCCGGTGTGGCTGCACACGCACGGGCTGTGGCGGTGCGGACGCCCGGAGCTGGAGATGCTCGAGGTGCCCACGGAGTTCATCGGCACGGCCGCGGAGATGATCAATCTGGTCGGAGAACGCTGGCTGGATGAAGCCCCTCCCGCCCCGGGTGGAATCATGCCCCTGGGCGACACGTTGAACATTTCGCTGCAGAGGTGGCAGGACTGCGTGGAGACCCTGCCGCCCGGCTCGCCCGGCGAAAAGGCCGACCGCGCGGATGGAGAGGATGGGGACCACGTGGGCGCCCGCGCGGTGATCTGCGACGCCAGGCCGCGCGGCGTCTTTCGCAAGGTGTGGACGTGGCCCGAACAGGTGATCCGCGCGCTCGAGGAGGGCTCGGCGGTCGTCGCCCGCACCGAGCGGGCCACGCGCCGCAGCGAGCAGATCGCGCGGGCCACCTGGCCCGAGCTGGCCATGGCTCACGCCGACTTCCGACGGGCTCGCAAGGGCGTTCATCATCCGGACGTTCACTTCCTCCTCAAGATCGGGCTGCCCTACGGCGAAGGCGAGGACGCCAGCCGCGAACACATGTGGTTCGAGGTGGAGCGGTTCGAGGGCGACCGGGCCGAGGCGCGGCTGCTCAACCGGCCTCATTTCGTCGAAGGCCTGAGCGAGGGGGACGTGCGCTCGGTCGAACGCTCCCAACTCTCGGACTGGAGCGTCTTTTCGCCCGAGGGTCGCTTCGAGCCGGGGCGCAGTGCGGGGCTGCGGGAGGCGCTGGAGCGCCTCGCGCGGACTTGACGACCAGCCCGCCTACAGTCGTCAGCCCGGGAGCGGTCGATCGGCGCACGCGGTCAACGTCCCGTACCGATGTACGCCTCTCATGCCAGCACGCCCCGGCCCGGCACTCAGCGCCCATGCCCACCTTCAACGCCGTCATCGCCCAGTCCGGCGGGCCAACCGCCGTCATCAATCAGTCTCTCGTCGGCTGCCTCGAGGCCTTGCGCGGCGCGGCCGACGTCGGGTGCATCTACGGCGCCCGCCATGGCGTCAAGGGGCTGCTGAAGGATGACCTGATCGACCTGACCAACCTCGATCAGACGCGGCTGGAGCGCGTCGCCGCCACGCCCTCCGCCGCGCTCGGCTCCACGCGCGACAAGCCGGATGAAACCTACTGCACGCGGATTCTCGATTCGCTGCGAAAGCACGACATCCACTGGCTGTTCTACATCGGCGGCAACGATTCGGCGGATACCTGCCGCATCGTGCGCGATCAGGCCGTCGCGGCCGGGTACCCCCTGCGCTGCTTCCACGTGCCAAAGACCATCGACAACGATCTGGAGTGCAACGATCACACGCCCGGCTACGGCAGCGCGGCCCGCTGGGTGGCGACGACGTTCATGTCCGACAACCTCGACAACGCCGCCCTTCCGGGCGTGAAGATCAACGTGGTCATGGGGCGCAACGCGGGGTTTCTCACCGCCGCCAGCACGCTGGGCCGGCGGCATGAGGACGACGGCCCCCACCTGGTCTACCTGCCCGAGCGCGTGTTTGATCCGGAAGACTTCGTGGCCGACGTGGACCGCGTCTACACCCGGCTGGGGCGGTGCCTGATCGCGGTGAGCGAGGGCGTGAAGGACCGGGCCGGCAACGCCGTCACCGCCATGATGGCCGACACGCGCGAGCGCGACGCGCACGGCAACATTCAGCTCTCAGGCACGGGCGTGCTGGGAGACTTCCTCGCCGAGCGTCTCAAGCAGGATCTGGGCGGTACGCACAAGAAGATCCGCGTGCGCTCGGACACGTTCGGGTACATCCAGCGGTCGAGCTTCGACATTTCGCCGGTGGACGCGGCGGAGGCCCGGGCCGTGGGTCAGCACGCCGCGCTCTGCGCCATCCGCGGGCAGGAGAGCGGGTCGATCACCATCGAGCGCGAATCGACCGATCCGTATCGGGTGCGCTTCGGGTTGGCGCCGCTGGAGCACGTGGCCGCGAAAACGCGCGTGATGCCGCCGCACTTCATGGATTCGGATGCGCCGGGCGTCACGGACGCCTTCCGCCGCTACGCCGAGCCGCTGGTGGGGCGCCTGCCGGAGGTGGGTCGGCTGGGGTAAGCGTGCGCGAACAACCGGGCCCCGATTCCCGCGGAACCGGATCAGAGACGATCGCAACAAAAAACCCGGCGACCTCGCGGTCGCCGGGCTTTGTTCCAACGTAGGGGAACAGGGCTGCACGCCGTGCAGACCCGTCGGTGCACGGGTTACCTGTGCAGCCCCTTCAAACAGTCACATTGATGCGTCACTGGATCACCTCCTTCTGAAAGCGGTTTTCCCGGCGTGTCCCACTGACGTTGCGGGCACAACCGGGCCGGTTCACCCCCGCGGCGTCCCGCGGGGCTCATCGCCCGCGCCCGAAGGTGGGGCACGGTCGTCGCGGGTCGGAACGGTATGGCCGGGGGTTGTCCCGGGTGCTCCGCCCTGGGGCCGCGATACAGGAAGTATCGCATCTTGCGCGGGGTTTGCAACAGAAATCGGAATCGGATCGATGCGAACGCCCCGGATCCACCTGGCGTTCCAGCGGTCGGGGTGGGTCGCGGGGAGCGGCTCCAGCACGGGCTGCTCGCCCTTGCCGCGATACATGTCCAGCCAGCCGCTGAGTTTGTGAATATCGGGCTTGCCCCGGCGCCAGGCGTCGAGAACGAACGCGCGATCCCCCGATGAGGCCATGAGCGGCTCTGACGGCTCATAGCCGGACGGGTCGTACACCAGCACCACGTGATGCTCCCTCGCCAGTCCCATGGCGGCGCCGACCCCCGTGATGCGCCAGCCGATGGCCTCCGCCGTGCTGCGCACACCCGCGAACACGCGATCCTGCCAGTGAAAGCACAGACCGAAGTGATCGCCCGGCGCCACGTGAACCAGCGCGTTGCCCAGCCACCCAGCGTGCCAAGCGGCGTCCTCTGACGCCAAGGCGTCATTCACCGTGCGCTCCAGCGCCGCGTGAATGATGCGAAGTTGCGGATCGGCGTCGATTACATCGCGTGAGAGCGGCGCGGAGCCGCACCCGGCGCATGCCGCGATGAGCCCCACGGCAAGTGCGACCGCGGTCGCCCGCGCCCCGGTCAATCGCGGGGCTCCAGCACCAGCGACCCCGTCGGGGCGCCACGCAGCCGCTCCGCCACCGGCCTGATCGACTCCGCGGTCAGTTCGCGCAGCGACCCGGCGATCGCCTCCGCCGGCATGCCCCAGTTGAACTCCTCCATGGATCGAGTGAGAAGCCACTGGCCCTCCAGCAGGTCGCGCATCCGCCCCTGCAGGTTGCGGCGCGAGGCGGCGAAATCCGGCGCCGGTCCCCAGTTCATGGCGTTCATCCGCCCCAGCCGCAGCGCCATCTCGGGATTGCCGCTGTTCATCGCCTGCACCACCTCATTCCGCGCGGCGGCAGGATCGATTCCGGGCGCCAGGCGCAGGTTAACGATGAAACAGGAGCCCTCGGGCGTGTTGACGACGGGGTGGATCAGGACGACGCCGGGCTTCTCACCTCCCACCTTCAGCGTCTGCAACCGCATCTGCGCGTCCATGAACAAGGCCGTCGCGGCGGCGCGGGTGGCGGGCGAAGCGTCCGGCAGACGCCACCAGATGAGCACGTGACGGGTGGGCAGATCCCACGTGGCGGTCACGTCGCCTTCCAGCCGCGGCGCGGCGGCCTTCTTCCGTGACGCGTCGGGCATCCCGACCGGCAGACCACCAAGCATCTCCTGCATCGCAGCGCGCACCGCATCCGGCTCCGCCGGGCCGATGGTGGCGATGAGCACGCTCTGGTCGATCGGCAGGCGCGCCCGAGCCGCACCCATGACCGATTCGACGCTCGCCCCCGCCACGTCGCCATGTACGGCGGCGTGATCAAGGCCGTGACGGATGATCTGGTTCCACGCCGCAATCGCCCACTTGTGCGTGAAGCCGGACGTCGAGGTGCCCCGCTCCTCCCCGGCGATCATGACCTTCTCGCGTTCGAGGGTGTCGGCGTCGAACGACCTCGCCGCCAGCCACTTCGCGTGACGCTCGATGGATGCCCGCCACTGCTCCGGCGCGGCGTAGGAGTCCAGCCGCAGGCACTCCGGCCCCGTCTCACCGTTGAACTCCATGCCGTCGGCCTGAAGGGCGTGCGGATCGGTGGAACGGATCAGCAGGTGCTCCACGAGGTGCGACCACTGCGCCTCGTTCGGCCCGTCGGTCGCCAGCGAAAGCGGCAGGAAGGTGAACGTGGTCTGCTTCGGCGCGTCCGGCACGTGGACCACGACGGCGCGCACACCGTTGGACAACTCGAACCGCTCGACGACCGGCGGAGCGGCGATCAAGGCGACGACCAATGCGGGATTCACCAACATCGTTCGACTCCATCAGGAGAAACCGCGCCGTCACGGTCTCCCCGGTCAATCCAGACGCACTTCGCCCTTGCCCGGCACGATCTCGCCGATCACGGTGGCCGCTTCGCCGCTCTTGCGCAGCTGCCGCACGACTGAATCGACGAACGTCGGGCGCACGATCAGCGTGTAGCCGATGCCCATGTTGAAGACGCTGAACATCTCCGTCCGCTGCACGTTGCCGTGGCGCTGCAGAAACTCAAAGACCGGCGGCACAGTCCATGCGCGAGTGTCCAGCCGCGCATCCAGGTCGCCCCCGAAGGCGCGGGGCAGGTTGCCCGGCAGGCCGCTGCCGGTGATGTTGGCCATGCCGGAGATCACCTTCTTCACGCGATACGTGCGCAGCAGTTTGATGATCGGCTTCACGTAGATGCGCGTGGGTTCGAGGAGCACCTCACCCAGCGGGCGAGGGTCATTCAGTTCGTCGTACGCCTTGTCGAGTTTGAGTTTCCGCTGCTCCACGATCTTCCGGACCAGCGAGTAGCCGTTCGAGTGAATGCCCGATGAGCCGAGTCCGATGACCACGTCGCCCTTCTCGACGCGCAGCGGGTCGATGGCGCGGCTGAGCTCCACCACGCCCACCGCGAAACCCGCCAGGTCGAAATCGCCTGGCGCGTACACGTCGGGCATCTCCGACGTCTCGCCGCCCAGCAGGGCGCAGCCGGCGATCTCGCAGCCGCGGGCCACGCCCTCCACCATGCGGGCCACGTGCTCGGGCACCACCTTGTTCAGCCCGATGTAATCCAGGAAGAACAGCGGCTCCGCGCCCTGCACGATCATGTCGTTGACGTTCATGGCCACGCAGTCGATGCCGACGGTGTGGTACACGCCCAGCTGCGCCGCCAGTTTGACCTTGCTGCCCACGCCGTCGGTGCAAGCCACCAGCACCGGATCCTTGTAGTTGCGCTTGAACAGCCGCTCGTTGTAGTCGAGCCGGAACATGCCCGCGAAGCCGCCGAACCCGCCCAGCACGCGCGGCCCGTGCGTCCGCTTGACCAGGTGCTCCATCAGGTCCACCGCCCGGTCGCCGGCGTGAATGTCCACGCCCGACGCGGCATAGGTCATCGGCTCGGCTGAGTCGCCTGAGCCGGCGTCGGAGGGCGGCTTCTTCGATCGACGACGAGGGGCGGCCATGGTCATGGAGAAGTGTAGGAAGCATGGCCGCGTCGTCCGGGCGGCGGTCCCCGCGGGTACGCTTTCTCAATGGACGCGCGGGACTCTCATCGGCTGCTGCTCGACGGCGCCACCGGCACCGAACTCGACCGGCGGGGCGTGGACACCTCCCTGCCCCTCTGGTCCGCGCGGGCGATCACCG includes the following:
- a CDS encoding DUF4026 domain-containing protein; translation: MPFPQPDDATNLPNGDGADATADPWGLHGIEPTRLIIAWPDDQPPTRTEVMSLFEAAAGGLNDQGELEGGSPDVLWNAVVRPAGAEISQILWCEPGKMMIDPATGAPGYRPTWVVGVETLLDPDDAVASYARLLRLAMNAMPDAPVIYDASSFRSFSREDLAWMLPSIDLEPVADSLWCIHVVGREKGEGPVWLHTHGLWRCGRPELEMLEVPTEFIGTAAEMINLVGERWLDEAPPAPGGIMPLGDTLNISLQRWQDCVETLPPGSPGEKADRADGEDGDHVGARAVICDARPRGVFRKVWTWPEQVIRALEEGSAVVARTERATRRSEQIARATWPELAMAHADFRRARKGVHHPDVHFLLKIGLPYGEGEDASREHMWFEVERFEGDRAEARLLNRPHFVEGLSEGDVRSVERSQLSDWSVFSPEGRFEPGRSAGLREALERLART
- a CDS encoding 6-phosphofructokinase, whose product is MPTFNAVIAQSGGPTAVINQSLVGCLEALRGAADVGCIYGARHGVKGLLKDDLIDLTNLDQTRLERVAATPSAALGSTRDKPDETYCTRILDSLRKHDIHWLFYIGGNDSADTCRIVRDQAVAAGYPLRCFHVPKTIDNDLECNDHTPGYGSAARWVATTFMSDNLDNAALPGVKINVVMGRNAGFLTAASTLGRRHEDDGPHLVYLPERVFDPEDFVADVDRVYTRLGRCLIAVSEGVKDRAGNAVTAMMADTRERDAHGNIQLSGTGVLGDFLAERLKQDLGGTHKKIRVRSDTFGYIQRSSFDISPVDAAEARAVGQHAALCAIRGQESGSITIERESTDPYRVRFGLAPLEHVAAKTRVMPPHFMDSDAPGVTDAFRRYAEPLVGRLPEVGRLG
- a CDS encoding insulinase family protein, which translates into the protein MLVNPALVVALIAAPPVVERFELSNGVRAVVVHVPDAPKQTTFTFLPLSLATDGPNEAQWSHLVEHLLIRSTDPHALQADGMEFNGETGPECLRLDSYAAPEQWRASIERHAKWLAARSFDADTLEREKVMIAGEERGTSTSGFTHKWAIAAWNQIIRHGLDHAAVHGDVAGASVESVMGAARARLPIDQSVLIATIGPAEPDAVRAAMQEMLGGLPVGMPDASRKKAAAPRLEGDVTATWDLPTRHVLIWWRLPDASPATRAAATALFMDAQMRLQTLKVGGEKPGVVLIHPVVNTPEGSCFIVNLRLAPGIDPAAARNEVVQAMNSGNPEMALRLGRMNAMNWGPAPDFAASRRNLQGRMRDLLEGQWLLTRSMEEFNWGMPAEAIAGSLRELTAESIRPVAERLRGAPTGSLVLEPRD
- a CDS encoding phosphoribosylformylglycinamidine cyclo-ligase, which encodes MTYAASGVDIHAGDRAVDLMEHLVKRTHGPRVLGGFGGFAGMFRLDYNERLFKRNYKDPVLVACTDGVGSKVKLAAQLGVYHTVGIDCVAMNVNDMIVQGAEPLFFLDYIGLNKVVPEHVARMVEGVARGCEIAGCALLGGETSEMPDVYAPGDFDLAGFAVGVVELSRAIDPLRVEKGDVVIGLGSSGIHSNGYSLVRKIVEQRKLKLDKAYDELNDPRPLGEVLLEPTRIYVKPIIKLLRTYRVKKVISGMANITGSGLPGNLPRAFGGDLDARLDTRAWTVPPVFEFLQRHGNVQRTEMFSVFNMGIGYTLIVRPTFVDSVVRQLRKSGEAATVIGEIVPGKGEVRLD